One region of Limnospira fusiformis SAG 85.79 genomic DNA includes:
- a CDS encoding alpha/beta fold hydrolase: MLSMATIKIHSVGHAYDLTEPIDGSNVVVFIHGWLLSRRYWQPVIDRLKPQYQCLCYDLRGFGDSQLASRHPYSCDYAPASYAQDLGILLEELNISKAWLVGHSLGGTIALLAAQQLSDRIAGVVCVNAGGGIYLKEEFERFRVTGEQIVKFRPRWLCCLPLIDLLFTRAQVASPVSREWGRQRLIDFVMADPEAALGALLDSTTETEVHRLPQVVAQLQQPVYFLAGMCDQIMEPQYVRHLASFHHLFRSGYQNVIELANCGHLAMIEQPEQVVGHLRDILAQHGSTQVQPHNH; the protein is encoded by the coding sequence ATGTTATCTATGGCAACTATTAAAATCCACAGCGTTGGACACGCCTATGATCTGACGGAGCCAATAGATGGGTCCAATGTTGTTGTATTTATTCATGGCTGGCTGCTGAGTCGTCGGTATTGGCAACCTGTAATCGATCGCCTAAAACCTCAGTATCAGTGCTTATGCTATGACTTGCGAGGGTTTGGCGATTCTCAGTTAGCCAGTCGCCATCCATATTCTTGTGACTATGCTCCGGCTTCTTATGCTCAGGATTTAGGGATATTACTCGAGGAGTTAAATATCTCTAAGGCTTGGCTTGTGGGACATTCTTTAGGGGGGACGATCGCACTATTAGCGGCACAGCAATTGAGTGATCGCATTGCGGGGGTGGTTTGCGTGAATGCTGGTGGTGGTATTTACCTAAAAGAGGAATTTGAGCGTTTCCGAGTCACAGGGGAACAAATTGTCAAGTTTCGTCCGCGATGGCTTTGTTGCCTACCTCTAATTGATTTGCTGTTTACCAGGGCGCAAGTCGCTAGTCCGGTTTCTAGGGAATGGGGCCGCCAGCGATTAATTGATTTTGTGATGGCGGACCCAGAGGCGGCCTTAGGTGCTTTATTGGATTCGACTACGGAGACAGAAGTGCATCGCCTCCCCCAAGTGGTGGCTCAATTACAGCAGCCTGTGTATTTTTTGGCAGGAATGTGCGATCAGATCATGGAACCTCAATATGTTCGCCACCTGGCTAGTTTTCATCATCTGTTTCGCAGTGGCTATCAAAATGTGATTGAACTTGCTAATTGTGGACATTTAGCCATGATCGAACAGCCTGAGCAAGTGGTTGGTCACTTACGGGATATTCTGGCTCAACATGGCTCAACACAAGTGCAGCCCCATAATCACTAA
- the ilvB gene encoding biosynthetic-type acetolactate synthase large subunit produces MQLQTKIAAKRATGAFALIDSLKRHGVQHIFGYPGGAILPIYDELYRAEAEGDIQHILVRHEQGASHAADGYARATGRVGVCFGTSGPGATNLVTGIATAHMDSIPMVIITGQVARPAIGTDAFQETDIFGITLPIVKHSYVVREPGDMARIVAEAFHIASTGRPGPVLIDVPKDVGLEEFDYIPVNPGEVSLPGYRPTVKGNVRQINQAIKLIEEAERPLMYVGGGAISAGAHAEIAELAELFQIPVTTTLMGKGSFDEKHPLSVGMLGMHGTAYANFAVSECDLLIAVGARFDDRVTGKLDEFASRAKVIHIDIDPAEVGKNRTPEVPIVGDVRQVLIDLLRRCREIGDVGNDNQTQSWLERINRWREDYPLVVPSYSDSLSPQEVIAELGKMAPDAYYTTDVGQHQMWAAQFLKNGPRQWISSAGLGTMGYGIPSAMGAKVALSDREVICIAGDASVQMNIQELGTIAQYGINVKTVIINNGWQGMVRQWQQAFYGERYSASNMEIGMPDFEMLARSYGVKGMVVKSRDELHQALAEMLAYDGPVLMDVHVTKDENCYPMVAPGRSNAQMIGLPERRQLEKAVELIYCSNCGAKNVASNNFCPECGTKL; encoded by the coding sequence GTGCAACTTCAAACTAAAATTGCTGCCAAGCGTGCAACAGGTGCGTTTGCGCTCATTGATAGTCTTAAACGTCATGGCGTACAGCACATTTTTGGCTATCCTGGTGGAGCCATTCTCCCCATTTATGATGAACTGTATCGAGCCGAAGCCGAGGGCGATATACAGCATATCCTAGTTCGCCATGAACAGGGGGCATCCCACGCGGCGGATGGGTATGCCAGAGCTACCGGACGAGTGGGAGTGTGCTTTGGTACATCAGGACCAGGAGCCACTAACCTAGTGACTGGCATTGCCACCGCCCACATGGACTCTATACCAATGGTAATCATTACCGGACAGGTAGCGCGCCCCGCCATTGGTACGGATGCCTTCCAGGAAACAGATATTTTCGGCATTACCCTACCGATAGTCAAACATTCCTATGTGGTTCGTGAACCGGGTGACATGGCTCGCATTGTCGCAGAAGCCTTCCATATTGCCAGCACAGGCCGTCCCGGTCCGGTACTCATAGACGTTCCCAAAGACGTAGGTTTGGAAGAATTTGACTATATTCCCGTTAATCCAGGAGAGGTTTCTCTACCTGGCTATCGTCCCACGGTTAAAGGCAATGTTCGCCAAATCAACCAAGCCATTAAACTTATAGAAGAAGCAGAACGTCCCCTGATGTATGTCGGTGGTGGGGCGATTTCGGCCGGAGCCCATGCAGAAATTGCGGAATTGGCAGAGCTTTTTCAGATTCCGGTAACTACCACATTAATGGGGAAAGGATCTTTTGATGAAAAGCATCCCCTATCTGTGGGAATGTTGGGGATGCACGGAACAGCCTATGCTAACTTTGCTGTTAGTGAATGTGATTTGCTCATAGCTGTCGGGGCTAGGTTTGACGATCGCGTTACCGGGAAACTTGATGAATTTGCATCTAGGGCGAAGGTGATTCATATTGACATTGACCCGGCGGAAGTTGGTAAAAACCGGACCCCGGAAGTGCCAATTGTCGGAGATGTTCGCCAGGTGTTGATAGACCTGTTGCGCCGCTGCCGAGAAATTGGAGATGTCGGGAACGATAATCAAACTCAATCGTGGTTAGAGCGGATTAACCGTTGGCGGGAAGATTATCCTCTGGTGGTTCCCTCTTATTCTGATAGCCTCTCTCCCCAAGAGGTGATCGCAGAATTAGGAAAAATGGCACCGGATGCGTACTATACCACGGATGTGGGTCAGCACCAAATGTGGGCGGCTCAATTTTTGAAAAATGGCCCCCGTCAGTGGATATCTAGCGCTGGGTTAGGAACTATGGGCTATGGTATCCCGTCGGCTATGGGAGCTAAAGTGGCTTTGAGCGATCGCGAGGTGATTTGTATTGCTGGGGATGCCAGTGTGCAAATGAACATCCAAGAACTCGGAACCATAGCACAATATGGCATAAATGTCAAGACCGTAATTATTAATAACGGTTGGCAAGGTATGGTCCGCCAGTGGCAACAAGCCTTTTATGGTGAGCGTTATTCGGCTTCTAACATGGAAATCGGAATGCCAGATTTTGAAATGTTAGCACGTTCCTATGGCGTAAAAGGCATGGTCGTTAAGAGTCGTGACGAATTACACCAAGCACTAGCAGAAATGTTGGCTTATGATGGTCCTGTGCTGATGGATGTTCATGTTACCAAGGATGAAAATTGTTATCCTATGGTAGCACCAGGAAGGAGTAATGCTCAGATGATAGGATTACCTGAACGCCGCCAGTTAGAAAAAGCGGTTGAGTTAATCTATTGCAGTAATTGTGGCGCGAAAAATGTCGCGAGTAACAATTTCTGTCCTGAGTGCGGCACTAAACTATAA
- the hpsO gene encoding hormogonium polysaccharide biosynthesis glycosyltransferase HpsO, with amino-acid sequence MKIIVASHTYIVDLNREKLRVLANLEPGIEVIVVVPRLWNPGGVQSERVKSEPVDEGNFQVVPISNLSQNNQGLLTFGLDLIPLLQSFKPDIIQVEQGAKALTFAEFITLNKLLGIGAKNVFFTWWNLPYTLKFPVSLLEQYNLGNTDGIIVGNQDGAEILRDHGYQGPMEVMPQLGVDETLFKPEPQPELRAELGIEPDTFVVGFVGRFVEEKGLITLAKALAQVKHHPWKWLLLGRGELRSPLLDLAQELGIQDRLIIVESVVHDRVWQYINVMNTLVLPSETTYKFKTLTSVGWKEQFGHVLIEAMACQVPLIGSDSGEIPYVIDQAGLVFPEGNPEALADCLEKLISNPDLTQELGQRGYERAQSCYTNHALAKQQLEFYKQL; translated from the coding sequence ATGAAAATTATTGTCGCTAGTCACACTTATATTGTTGACCTCAACCGGGAGAAACTGCGGGTTTTAGCTAACCTTGAACCTGGTATTGAGGTGATCGTGGTTGTACCTCGTCTTTGGAACCCTGGCGGTGTCCAAAGTGAGCGGGTTAAATCTGAACCTGTGGATGAGGGGAATTTTCAGGTGGTTCCTATATCTAACCTCAGTCAAAATAACCAAGGTTTGCTCACTTTTGGTCTGGATCTAATTCCTCTGTTACAATCGTTTAAGCCTGATATTATCCAAGTAGAACAAGGGGCAAAAGCCTTAACATTTGCTGAATTTATTACTCTGAATAAACTGCTAGGAATAGGCGCTAAAAATGTGTTTTTTACCTGGTGGAATTTACCATATACTCTCAAATTTCCCGTGTCGCTACTGGAACAATATAACCTAGGTAACACTGATGGTATTATTGTAGGAAACCAGGATGGGGCGGAAATTTTGCGCGACCATGGATATCAAGGACCGATGGAGGTGATGCCCCAATTAGGAGTCGATGAAACCCTATTTAAACCGGAACCCCAACCAGAATTAAGGGCGGAACTAGGCATTGAACCCGATACGTTTGTGGTAGGGTTCGTTGGTCGGTTTGTGGAAGAAAAAGGACTCATCACCCTAGCTAAAGCATTAGCTCAGGTTAAACATCACCCTTGGAAATGGTTACTACTAGGGCGGGGAGAGTTGCGATCGCCACTTTTAGACCTAGCCCAAGAATTAGGCATTCAAGATAGGCTAATTATCGTTGAAAGTGTTGTCCATGACCGGGTTTGGCAATATATCAACGTCATGAATACCCTAGTTTTACCCTCAGAAACTACCTACAAATTTAAAACCCTAACTTCCGTGGGTTGGAAAGAACAATTTGGCCACGTTCTCATCGAAGCTATGGCTTGCCAAGTTCCCCTAATTGGTTCAGACTCTGGGGAAATTCCCTATGTAATTGACCAAGCTGGGTTAGTCTTCCCCGAAGGGAACCCCGAAGCCCTAGCCGACTGCCTCGAAAAGTTAATCAGTAACCCAGACCTTACCCAAGAGCTAGGTCAACGGGGATATGAGCGCGCCCAGTCCTGCTACACTAACCACGCCCTAGCCAAGCAACAGCTAGAATTCTATAAACAACTTTAA
- the glmM gene encoding phosphoglucosamine mutase — protein sequence MVSTPVPSQNIKLSRPVANAVNPAKTRPAFGGELPSSPLFGTDGIRGRVGELLNAPLALQVGFWAGQILRQQQENLGPVILAQDTRISGNMLAMALSSGLTAAGLEVWNLGVCPTPGVAYLTQTCKAMGGVMISASHNPPEDNGIKFFGADGTKLSSDLQKQIEAALRGAEAFPVYSESCGQHYYRPELIQNYADSLYGPLLPTTNLQGMRVVLDLAWGAAVNIAPQVFREMGAEVICLHESPDGHKINVNCGSTHLDLLRQAVVEHQADLGFAFDGDADRVLAVDSQGRTVDGDYILYFWGQTLRNAEQLPQDLIISTVMANLGFERAWEKLGGKMIRTPVGDQHVHSEMKRTGSMLGGEQSGHILCHHYSITGDGLLTALHLAALVKRSQKSLNQLVDDSFLTYPQLLRNVRVENPDSRRNWKNCEPLQNAIANAEADMGDQGRILVRASGTEPLIRVMVEAANPNLVQYWCDRLVGVVQQYLIA from the coding sequence ATGGTATCAACACCAGTCCCTTCCCAGAACATCAAACTATCCCGCCCAGTAGCAAATGCAGTCAACCCCGCCAAAACCCGTCCCGCATTTGGGGGGGAACTTCCTAGTAGTCCCCTATTTGGTACAGACGGCATTCGCGGGCGAGTCGGAGAACTTCTCAACGCGCCACTGGCGCTACAGGTAGGCTTTTGGGCCGGACAAATTCTCCGCCAGCAACAGGAAAATCTAGGGCCAGTCATCCTGGCACAAGATACCCGGATTTCGGGTAATATGTTAGCGATGGCCTTATCATCGGGGTTAACGGCAGCCGGACTAGAAGTATGGAATTTAGGAGTTTGTCCTACTCCGGGAGTAGCCTACCTCACCCAAACCTGTAAAGCTATGGGCGGGGTGATGATATCCGCCAGCCACAACCCCCCAGAAGATAACGGAATCAAATTTTTTGGCGCAGACGGCACAAAACTCTCCAGCGACCTCCAGAAGCAAATAGAAGCAGCCCTACGCGGGGCGGAAGCGTTCCCGGTTTATTCTGAGTCGTGTGGACAACATTACTACAGACCGGAATTAATCCAGAATTATGCTGATTCGCTATATGGTCCCCTGCTACCAACTACTAACCTACAGGGAATGCGGGTTGTGTTGGATCTGGCTTGGGGTGCGGCGGTAAATATTGCCCCCCAAGTATTTAGAGAAATGGGGGCGGAAGTAATTTGTTTACATGAGTCTCCCGACGGTCACAAAATTAATGTTAACTGTGGGTCTACGCACCTGGACCTACTCCGCCAAGCGGTTGTAGAACATCAAGCGGATTTAGGATTTGCTTTTGATGGGGACGCAGATCGGGTGTTAGCGGTCGATAGCCAGGGTCGTACCGTTGACGGGGACTATATCCTATACTTCTGGGGTCAGACCCTCAGAAACGCGGAGCAACTGCCCCAGGATTTGATTATTTCTACGGTTATGGCAAACTTGGGATTTGAGAGAGCCTGGGAAAAACTGGGAGGAAAAATGATCCGCACCCCGGTGGGAGATCAGCACGTCCACAGCGAAATGAAGCGCACGGGATCTATGTTGGGGGGTGAACAGTCGGGCCATATCCTTTGTCATCACTACAGCATCACAGGAGATGGTCTACTGACAGCATTACACCTAGCAGCTTTAGTGAAGCGATCGCAAAAATCGCTCAACCAACTGGTGGATGATAGTTTCCTCACCTATCCTCAACTGTTACGAAATGTCAGAGTTGAGAACCCGGACAGCCGCCGTAATTGGAAAAACTGCGAACCTCTACAAAATGCGATCGCTAATGCTGAAGCTGATATGGGGGATCAAGGTCGCATACTGGTGCGCGCTTCTGGTACTGAACCGCTGATCAGAGTTATGGTAGAAGCGGCTAACCCTAATCTGGTGCAATATTGGTGCGATCGCTTAGTGGGAGTGGTGCAACAATACTTAATTGCCTAA
- a CDS encoding GNAT family N-acetyltransferase, which yields MENNLKIRDALENDLPQIIEIYNLAVPQKIATADLEPISVESRLGWYRECQSAQRPLWVVEIGDRIIGWLSFQAFKKRAAYDASAELSIYIHTDYQGQGIGKKLLYQAIEEGPKFGCETLLALIFAHNQPSLKLFDSFGFQQWGYLPQIAVIDGVKRDLVIMGLHLC from the coding sequence ATGGAGAATAACTTGAAAATTCGTGATGCACTCGAAAACGATTTACCCCAAATTATCGAAATTTACAATTTAGCCGTTCCCCAAAAAATCGCCACGGCTGACCTAGAGCCAATTTCCGTTGAGAGTCGGTTAGGCTGGTATCGGGAATGTCAGTCAGCCCAACGTCCCCTATGGGTGGTGGAAATTGGCGATCGCATAATTGGATGGTTGAGCTTTCAAGCCTTTAAGAAGCGAGCCGCCTATGATGCCAGTGCTGAACTGAGTATCTACATCCACACCGACTATCAGGGACAGGGAATTGGCAAAAAACTACTCTATCAAGCCATAGAAGAAGGGCCAAAGTTTGGCTGTGAAACTCTACTGGCTCTAATTTTTGCCCATAACCAACCCAGCCTGAAACTCTTTGACAGTTTTGGCTTTCAACAATGGGGTTATCTCCCACAGATAGCTGTCATTGATGGAGTCAAACGGGATTTAGTGATTATGGGGCTGCACTTGTGTTGA
- the hpsL gene encoding hormogonium polysaccharide biosynthesis protein HpsL gives MASKTKSKKKKSRKKNSKQQQKKPTLTKAQLKAKQRQFAKDVKAVLGTVIPTLIVGAIVGVALFFVKDEKLAIAGGGGILVLVLCYKYPRHGLWGFLIYMPFSGTITYWIGGGNVIFQLAKDGFYFPALASMYKDWKSKGLPIIIPKAIKQPLLILLGFCILTIICVNGLQQLDPRPGDKPIAMGILGLKVFMGYIPLMTCAYYHIRDKKDLLFLTRLTLILAIICCLLGMVQYQFLASGRCQGTDHLTGDDLFQATIEYKCFVGGSLVFSPSQNMIRLPGTFVAPWQWAWFLIANAFFTFATAFSDPSGKWRITGLIGMALVFVNAVISGQRIALALVPVVTIILLVLTGQIANLKRFIPIAGGLGLLLSIVMITNPEVIQERVDSFVSRWNASPPTGFISDQFDHSSGGQQGIFGNGLGRATNSARVFGRTRLIETYYPKLIYEIGPLGTIAFLFFVTVITFTAFKTYRSVKDKSIRSFGASFWVFVLVISYNTYYYPLDVDPVAVYYWYFAGVIYKLPEIDKQEIKRLIEEGELDEDEI, from the coding sequence ATGGCATCTAAGACTAAATCTAAAAAAAAGAAGTCCCGGAAAAAAAACTCCAAACAACAGCAGAAAAAGCCGACCCTAACTAAAGCCCAACTTAAAGCTAAACAGCGCCAGTTTGCTAAAGACGTTAAAGCTGTTCTAGGCACTGTAATTCCCACTCTAATTGTTGGTGCGATCGTTGGGGTGGCTCTGTTTTTCGTCAAAGATGAAAAACTCGCCATTGCTGGTGGTGGTGGCATATTAGTCTTGGTTCTGTGCTATAAATACCCCCGCCATGGTCTGTGGGGTTTCCTAATCTATATGCCCTTCTCTGGAACTATTACTTACTGGATTGGGGGCGGAAATGTCATATTTCAGCTTGCCAAAGATGGCTTTTATTTTCCAGCCTTAGCTTCTATGTATAAAGACTGGAAAAGTAAAGGACTCCCTATCATTATTCCCAAGGCTATTAAACAACCTTTGCTCATTCTTTTGGGTTTTTGTATTCTCACCATCATTTGTGTGAATGGCTTGCAACAACTTGACCCCAGACCGGGCGATAAACCCATAGCTATGGGAATTTTGGGTTTAAAGGTATTTATGGGTTATATTCCACTAATGACCTGTGCCTACTACCACATTAGAGACAAAAAAGATTTGCTGTTTCTCACTCGCCTGACTCTAATACTGGCAATTATCTGTTGCCTTTTGGGGATGGTACAATACCAATTTCTTGCTAGTGGTCGCTGTCAAGGAACTGACCATCTGACAGGGGATGATCTGTTTCAAGCAACCATCGAGTATAAGTGTTTCGTAGGCGGTTCTTTAGTTTTTAGCCCCTCCCAAAATATGATCCGACTTCCGGGAACCTTTGTCGCTCCTTGGCAGTGGGCTTGGTTTTTAATTGCTAACGCATTTTTTACCTTTGCTACAGCCTTTAGTGATCCATCAGGGAAATGGCGTATAACCGGATTAATTGGCATGGCATTAGTATTTGTTAATGCTGTGATTTCTGGACAGCGTATTGCCTTAGCATTAGTGCCAGTCGTGACAATTATTCTACTGGTTCTCACTGGACAAATTGCTAATCTAAAGCGCTTTATTCCTATTGCTGGAGGTCTCGGATTACTTTTGAGTATAGTCATGATTACTAACCCAGAAGTAATTCAGGAAAGAGTTGATAGTTTTGTCAGTCGATGGAATGCTTCCCCCCCCACTGGCTTTATTTCTGACCAGTTTGATCACAGCAGTGGTGGACAACAGGGAATCTTTGGTAATGGTCTAGGACGGGCGACTAACTCGGCTCGTGTTTTTGGCAGAACTCGATTGATTGAAACTTACTATCCTAAACTCATTTATGAAATTGGACCTCTAGGGACTATCGCCTTTCTATTTTTTGTAACTGTGATTACTTTCACAGCTTTTAAAACTTACCGTTCCGTTAAAGACAAAAGTATCCGCAGTTTTGGGGCTTCTTTCTGGGTGTTTGTTTTGGTGATTAGTTACAACACCTATTATTATCCCCTCGATGTTGACCCGGTAGCGGTTTATTATTGGTACTTTGCTGGGGTTATCTATAAATTACCAGAAATTGATAAGCAAGAAATTAAACGACTCATAGAAGAAGGAGAATTAGATGAAGATGAAATCTAA
- a CDS encoding P-II family nitrogen regulator, with protein MKKIEAIIRPFKLDEVKIALVNAGIVGMTVSEVRGFGRQKGQTERYRGSEYTVEFLQKLKVEIVVEDEHVDMVVEKIVSASRTGEIGDGKIFVSPVEQIIRIRTGEKNLEAI; from the coding sequence TTGAAAAAGATAGAAGCCATTATTCGGCCATTTAAACTTGATGAAGTCAAGATTGCCCTGGTCAATGCTGGCATTGTTGGAATGACAGTTTCGGAAGTTCGCGGGTTTGGCCGCCAGAAGGGTCAGACTGAGCGTTATCGGGGTTCGGAATATACAGTTGAGTTCCTACAAAAACTCAAGGTGGAAATTGTGGTCGAAGATGAGCACGTTGATATGGTTGTAGAGAAAATCGTATCGGCCTCTCGTACAGGTGAAATTGGAGACGGTAAAATATTTGTCTCTCCAGTTGAGCAAATTATTCGTATCCGCACAGGAGAAAAGAACCTAGAAGCAATTTAA